DNA from Arthrobacter sp. PvP023:
GTGATGAACACCATGCAATTGAATGGAACTAGCCATTTTGGGAAACGAAGGCTCTCTCCCCATGAAGGCCCTGAACGAGCACTCACACGCGCTCAGGGCCTTCTCCCGACCTGAGATCCCGCGACTCGGTCGGGCGGCTCGGGGCGCCAACACCCCAGCTTTTGGGACCCTGGGGTCCAGCCGATCTACGAGAACGCCTCGATGATGTTGATGACGGCGGGCCCCAGAATCACGATGAAGATAACGGGAAAGATGAAGAGCAGTAGCGGGAACAGTACGAGCACTGGAAGTTTCATGGCCTTCTGTTCGGCGCGTTGACGACGTTTGACCCTCATCTCTTTCGCCTGGGCCTTGAGGACCTTCGCAATGGCAATGCCGTAGGCGTCGGCCTGTACCACTGCCCGCACGAAGGTTCTCAGGTCCTGCACATTGCTGCGCTCGGCCAATGCGAGATAGGAATCCTTGCGCGAGCGGCCAACTTGCATGTCCTGTAGCGTCCGGATGAGTTCTTCCGCGAGCGGGCCTTTGCCATTCTGGCCCGCACGGGCCATTGCGGACTCGAAGCCGAGGCCGGCCTCGACCGCGATCAACATCTGATCCAGAGTATTGGGCAGTTCTAGCTGAATCTTCTTCTGACGTTCCTGCCCACGGCTGTAGATGAGAAGGTCGGGAACGAAATACGCTAGTCCAGTTGCGAAGACCGCCAGAAGAATCATCTGTGCACTGCCATCGCGGCTGAGCATGAGCATCATGAGGACCGCCACAACGAGGGCGAGGGCGGGCTTGGCCACCAGCAGCCGCGGTAGCGGCATTGAGGAGGGTCGGCCTGCCAGCGCCAACAAACGGTCGAGCTTGGCTTCGTATCCGGTCGGTGTGAGCCTTCGAGCTATCCGCTCCAAATCCATGTTTTGGGGTGCGGTTGCTGCCCCGCTGGTTTCAAGGCCTTTGCTGAGGTTGCCCTGAATGACGAGTCGGGATCTACGGTCCGCCACAATCAGTGACCAAGCGAGGTACGAGGCAGGTATAACGGTGAGGGCGATGATCCCCCAAGCTATAGGTTGCATTTTGTAATCCCCTTAGAATTTCAGATCGCTGATCTTGCGGATCCACAGACCGCCGATGGTCATCATCACCACGGCAATGCCTAGCATCATCCAGCCGATCGGATGCCCGGTTAGCTGGCCGCTGTATTTGGGATTGGCCAACCCGATGAGGATGAACAGAAGTACTGGTAGCGCCATGAGGATGATTGCGGAAAGCTTTCCTTCTGCACTCAGTGCCTTTACCGTTCCCTTGATCTGGGAGCGCTCACGGATTGTTTCGCCGACTTGGTCAAATACTTCTGCGAGGTCTCCGCCGACCTCCCGGTTGATTTCGATGGCCTGGGCCATCCAGTTGAAGTCCTCGCTCTTCATTCGTAGTGAGACGTCGTTCAATGAGTCCTGTAGGTCACGGCCCAGCCTGGTTTCATTGACCACCCGGGAGAACTCCGTGGCCGTGGGTTCGCTGGCTTCCTGCGCCACTGCATCAATGGCACGAAGAACACTGTGACCAGCCCGAAGACCACCGGACACCATGGTCAAGGTGTCACCGAGTTGCGCCTCAAAGCGTGCGCGTCGGCGCTGCGTCAGGAATGACAGATACATCGCAGCCAAGATCGGAGTAAGGCCAGCGAAGAGCACAGCGAACACCGGTCCTTGGAGGATGAGGCCCACGAAGCCGGCCACCACCGCAGTGGCACCCACCAACACGATGAAGTCTGCGCGGGCTATCTTGAGGCCAGCCTGATCCAGTGTGGCCCGCTCACCCGGGGACTTGTTGCCGCCAGCGAGGACCCGTTCCACTGCACCCACTGTTGAGTCAGTGAATTTAGTCAACGCGGAGTGTTCGGCACCACCGAACGGCCGTCTGCGGCTGAGCGCAACATAGCCGTGTGATGGGCGGAACACCACGAATACAAAAACGAGTACTGCTCCGACCAGGAGCACCATGCCGACAGCGAATATTGCAGGTGTCATTGCAATCATCGCCTTCCAACCGGCATGGGCCGGCCACCAAAGACAGCTGGGGAGATGGCAATTCCCAGATCGGCAAAGTGGTCAACAAAGCGGGGCCGAATCCCTGTCGAAATAGGCTTGCCGAGGAACCTGCCATTGGCATCGACGCCGGCGGCATAGTCGAAGACGAAGGCGTCCTGAAGCGTGACGATTTCGCCTTCCATACCTTGTACCTCAGTGATGTGCGTTACCCGACGAGTGCCGTCACGCAACCTGGAGAGATGAACGATGAGGTTAACAGCCGACGATACTTGCTCCCGGATGGCGCGCAGTGGAAGATCCATGCCAGCCATCAGCACCAACGTCTCCAAGCGCGCAACGGCGTCGCGGGGTGAGTTTGCGTGCACAGTTGAAATCGAGCCGTCGTGACCTGTGTTCATCGCCTGGAGCATGTCCAGACTCTCACCGCCACGAACCTCACCCACAACAATCCGGTCCGGCCGCATGCGGAGGGAGTTCCGAACCAGATCCCTAATAGTGACGGCGCCCTTGCCTTCGATATTGGCAGGGCGGCTTTCCAACCGCACCACATGGCTCTGCTGCAGCTGGAGCTCAACAGCGTCCTCAATTGTGACGATGCGATCATCGGAAGGGATGAAGGATGACAGCACGTTGAGTAGCGTCGTCTTTCCCGTACCTGTACCGCCGGACACGATGATGTTGAGTTTGGCCCGGACACACGCGTTCAGGAGCTCAGCCATTTCCGGTGTCAGTGTTCCGAAGTCGATCAGGTTCTGGACAGTCAGTGGGATCTTGCTGAATTTTCGAATAGTGAGCGAGGATCCATTGACCGCTAGCGGGGGAATGATTGCGTTGACACGGGATCCGTCCTCCAATCGGGCGTCCACTAATGGTGAGGATTCGTCGATCCGGCGTCCAACCTTTGCGACGATCCGCTCGATGACCTTGCGAAGGTGCTCCTCAGAACTGAATCGGCCGTCGGTTAGGATCAGGCGCCCATCACGTTCCACGTAGACCTGATCCGGACGATTCACCATTATTTCTGTGACAGACGGGTCCTCGAGATACCGTTGCAGCGGGCCATAGCCCAGCACGTCGTCTCCCACATCGCGGATGAGGCGACGCCGTTCTTCCGGACTGAGTGGCACCTGCTCCTCGTCGATGACCAGGCTTAGCTCATCGCGGGCAATCTTGCGCAACTCTTCGTCAGTCAGCGATGAGTCGGTTAGCCGCGCGCCAAGCCTCTCAAAAAGGGCTTTCCCAGCGCGTTGTTTTAGACCGGCAAGGGCATCGACCGGGGCTGATCCACCGTTCCCAGCGTTAGCGGACGGTGGTGATTGGGCTTCGTATGGAGGTGGGCTTGAAATGCTGGTAGTAGCAATGCCGCCTCGGGCGGCTTCCAGTCGATCTGCGAGGCTCATGAGATCACCATCCGACGGTGTACTTTCTTCTGTGGTTGTGTGGCCCTCTTGGGGTCGAAGCGCTCCACCAATTTGGCGAAGGCGCGAGCAGCACCGTCATGTGACGAGTCCTGCAGCAAGGGCACACCCTTGTTGGTAGAAAACGGGACTGCCCGTGAGCGCGGAACCACAGTGTCAACGGGGACCCCAATGGTCGCCTCAACATCCTGGACAGTAAGACCACTCCGCCTGTCAGCGAAGTTGAGTACAACGTGCCGGCCCTGCGGTAGCAGCTGGAGCTCCCGTAGTACTTCGAAGCTCGTGTGCAATCCACGGATGCTGGGAATGTCCATACCGCAGACCCACACGGCGTCCGTGGCTTGCTCGAGGGTTGCCAGCACGTGCTCGCCCAGGCCAGGAGTCGTGTCAACAACGACGTACTGGAATTCGGCAGCCATCTGGTTCAGAAGATGGCTGACGGCTTCGCCGCTAATATGGTCGGCCTCGCCGGGCGTATTTGGTGCACATAGGGCATAGATCCCGCTGGGATGAACGGTGAGGAAAGCCTTGAGAACCATTGAATCCTGGAAAGCAGCGCCCCCGACAGCGTCACGGAGAGTGTGCTCGGGCTCCAGTTGGAGCCCGGTTGCGACATCGCCGAATTGAACATCGAGATCAACGATCACGACGCCCATGGGAGCAATCTTGCCCAGCCCAATCGCCAGGTTTGTGGCCACCGTAGTCTTGCCAACACCACCCTTTGGCGACATTACGGCGATGACCCGACCCGCCGGCCGTTCAGGGCCGGCGGCTGCAACTAATCCCCGTCGGCGCCCTGCCGAGGCCAGGCACGCCCGCTCCAGCAAGATGCGCAGTTCAGACACCTCCGCGCTGGGACTGACGATGTCCCGTATGCCGGCCCGCATTGCATTGATGACTTGCTCTGAGGCCATGTCCTCCACGAGCACCAAGCTGATTTCCGGATACTGGAGGTCGAACACCGTGGCCAGCTTGAGGGCCTCGTCGCCCGGAAGTCCCGGGCCTAAGACAAGAACTTCCGGAGGTTCGCCGGAGAGTCGGCCGAAGAGCTCCTGAGGGCCGCCGAGCATCACTGACGGTGGAAGAATCTGCACAGTGCCGTGGAGTGCACCGCGCACCGCCGACTGTACCTTGCGCTGGAAATCCTGCGCGGCGGTGATGACCACGAAGCGGCTCATTGTGCGACCTTCCCCAAGGTCACCAAGCCAGGCTTGGAATCCTTCGACTCGTTGGTCTCCTTAGAGAGCCAGATCTTTCCAAACTCGGCACCAAAAACGATTTCGGCGGCGTCAACGTCTTCACGGGCAAGCGTCACGTAAACAGAACCTGAAGGCAACGCCGGGCCGTCAGCGGAGCTTGCATCCTTGGAGGTCTCCGGGGGAGCCTGCTGAACGCTGGTGACGAGCACCTTGTGGAAAGCCTTCCCGGTAAACTCCTTGAAACCCTTGATGTCATTACTGACCGGTGCGTCCGCGCCAGCTTTGTCGTCCATCTTGTATGAGATGTAAACACCTACGGTGTCCCCTGCAGCCAAGCGGCCACCAATCACGCGCTGCGGTTCCAGCAGCACCGAGATCTCCTCCATGCCGGCCGGAACAGGAACAGTGCCAGGCGCCGCCAAGGCGTTCGGATCAACGAGACGGGCTTTCAGGAGTTGTTCCCCAGGCTGGAGGTCAACTGCGGTGACTTTGTCGGAGAAATCGCTTAGGGACTTCACTGCATCGGCAGGAACAGCAGTCCCTGGAATGGACGTTAGCTTAACGGATTCGGAAAGCTTGGACACCGGGGTGCCCGCCGTAACGGCTTTCTGAACAACAAGAACTTCAACGGGCTCTAAGCCTTGCTGAGCTCGGCTGTCGGCTGCCTGTGCGTAATTGAACATCAGTACAGATCCGACAATTGCCAAGAGCAATGCTGCTAGGCCCCCCAGCAGCCTGGATTTCACGGGATTCTCCTTTGGTTCTTATTTGGTGAGCTCTACGACGGTTCCGCCGTAGGTGGTGGGTCCGCCGACGTCGAATGCTTCGTCGAGTGCTACGTAGCGGACAAATTTGCCGACGATGCCGAGGTCGCTGCTCTTCCAGCCGCCAGCGTCCTTGAACGCCTGTGCTGCCGTTGGCATGTAGTGGAATGGGTCTTGGTTGGCCAGGTCCCAGCCCATGAGATCGATGGCCGCGAAGGCCTTCAGGTGGAACTTGCCGTTCGCGCCTCTCGCGTTGTTGTCGTTGTCAAAGACCGGGAAGAGAGCGATAACTTTCTGCCCTGCGATGAGCTTGTCCTTCCAACCTTGGAGGATAGTGTCGCAACCCTTTTCAGGGTTGTTTCCCGTATTACTGTCAACCCACGGTGATGACAGGTCGACCGTCACGGTGCATGAACCGCCCGTGACGAGCCAGCCAAAACCGCCGGGAATCTCAAGCCCCGAAGCGGTGTTGTGGCAGGTGTCCTTCTTGCCAGCTCCTGTGCCGTGGGAGAGGAGGAATTGTGTAGACCCATCGCCCGCGACACTGAGGTCAACTTCGCATTCGGAAAAAGCAATGGGAAAGACGTTTCCGGATTGGGCGCCGCCCCATTTCGCTTCGGCAACGGCCCCGATGTTAGTGGTGTCAGTGCCGAAGATCCTCGCAAAGAAGGTCGAGAAATGAACACCAGAGGTGTCCTGGGCGTTTGTGGTGACGGTGACCTTTCCGGCCGTTTTGTCCACGACCGTCGAAGCCACATTGGTGAGATTGTCCTTGGCATTGGCGTTGGCAAGAGGACCGGAGAGCGAAGAACCCGTAGCGCAGCCCGGGTTGGCGGTGCTTTTGGCGCAAGTCTGAGCCACGGCAAGGGCTGAAGCATCTGCGCCGTTCTGCACTACGGATTTCTCCGCGTACATTGCGGCGACGTCCACGGCGATTGCTCCAAATCCGAGCAGGGGAACCATCAGGACGGCCACCAGGACGGCCGTGGCGCCGCGTTGCTTCTCGTTGTCATCGACTAACCACCGCATTGCATTGTTCCTTTTCCGGTGAGGACTATGGTTCCAGTGAAGGCGTCGAGGAAGCCGGTGACCGTGGTGAGGGTGTAGCTAGTGGTGGCCGTCACCTGCTTGCCGGCCGAGCAGGCGGTTCCGCCACCGCTGACAGCGAACGTAGTTGTCACAGTGCTCGGTGCCAGCCTGCCGGCTGCATTGCTAGCCGCAGTAGCCGCCGCTCCGGTGTTGTTGTGGATGGCCATATACCGTGCACCCTCCCTTGCAGCCTGATTGAGGGAAAGCTGGGCGTTGAAAGCCAAGGAAAACTCGATGATGCCGATCAATATGAGCAGTAAGACCGGCAGAATTAATGCGAATTCCACTGCGGCTGCACCTTTTTCATTTTTCTTACGCATTTTTCGATCCTCATGTCTCGAAAAGCCAATGGCGGCTCCCAGATGGCCTGGGAGCCGCCATCATGCCGGCGATCTGAAAAGCTGCTCTTAGAGAAGCTTGGGGGCGATGTCCGTGTTGAAGAGAGTCTGCAGATTAGTTCCGACTGCCGTGATACCGGCGATGGCGGCGATGACGATGAGGGCAACCATTAGACCGTATTCAACGGCCGTTGCGCCCTTTTCTTCACCCGTGAGGCGGTTCTTGACGCCGGCGACAAAAGCGATCATGGAGACCAGTGCTGAGTTCATTTTCGTGTTCCTTTTGTGAGTGCTGAATTGGTTTCGAATTTCCAGCTCCCCCCAACTTGGCGTTGCTAGAAGTTTCGATGCACTAAGGAATACAGGAGTAACAAATAGCCCCACAATGAGTGGATGTACTCGTCTTTTTGACACGAGAATCAGTCGTCTACTTGCTGTAACACAACTTAATGGGGGCTCCCCAAGTACGCGACTACTTGGTGTACGCGGAAACGGCTAGCGGGGGAAGACCGTCGGTAAGAGAACCCGCCCGATCTCGGTGCCCCACAGCACTGTCAGGACACAGCCAGCGAACATCGACGGCCCGAAGGGCACTGACGTCTTCCGCCCCGCCAATCCGCCTATAACAAGGAGCACGCTGGTCACAGCGCCCACAACAAAACCAAGAGCAATACCCAGTATCAAGTGCCCCACAGAGAGGTACCCCAAGTACAAACCGAGTGGTGCTGAGAGCTTTACGTCGCCCATCCCCATTCCGCGGGGAGAAATCAGCGCCAAAATTAGATAAAACACGAAAGTTACGGCACATCCGATGGCTGCCACGAGCAGATTTCCCCATCGCTGGTTCATGCCGGCGTCCATAAGCAGCAGCAGGAGGCCGATTCCGAGCGCGGGAACAACAATCCTGTTGGGCAATAGTTTGTGTTGCAGGTCAATTCGCGACAGCACAAGACCAGCTGCACAGAGAAACAGGAAGGCCGGCAGCACCCAGGTCCAGCCGAACCGCCAAGCCATCGCCCCAAACAGCGCTGCTGTGGCGACAGAGCCGGCAACAGCATGCCAGCGGACGTGCCCCAGCTCGATGCCGGGCAGCAACCGCCGCGTGACTGCAAGGGCAGCGGGTGCTGCGGCAAGGCCCAAAAGGGTGCAGGCAGCGACCAACAGAGCAACCGGGGGCATTTCAGTCAACGGGGCACCTAAGCTTGAAGTTGTTCGCGGTCAAAGTCGCCGGACGCGGCATCAGGACCGGCGCAGGCTGGCTACCTAGAGCCTATTTTGACCAGCAGCCTCTGTACCCGCTATTCTTGATAGTCGTTGTGCGTGTCCTTTCTCGATGATGCGTGCCCGCTGAGAATCCGGTTGCAGGATAACTACTCCTCGGGCACATTCGAGACTTCTGGACCACTGGATTCATAGAGCCCTCACCTCTGTTCCGGTAGCGCATAGATAGTAGGTGCACACGCTTACGTGACACCTAAACAAGAACGCCAGAACAAGAACGAGGCAAACACCGTGCGTACGTACACCCCGAAGCCCGGCGATATCAACCGCCAGTGGCACGTCATTGACGCCACCGACGTTGTCCTTGGTCGTCTCGCCAGCCAGACCGCAATCCTGCTGCGCGGCAAGCACAAGGCCACCTTTGCTCCCCACATGGACATGGGCGACTTCGTCATCATCATCAACGCTGAGAAGGTTGCCCTGACCGGCGCCAAGCTCGAGCAGAAGCGCGCTTACCGCCACTCCGGCTACCCGGGCGGCCTGACCTCCGTCAACTATGCGGAGCTGCTGGAATCCAACCCGGTCCGCGCCGTGGAGAAGGCCATCAAGGGCATGCTCCCGAAGAACTCCCTCGCTGCACAGCAGCTGGGCAAGCTGAAGGTTTACCGCGGTGCAGAGCACCCGCACGCCGCCCAGCAGCCCAAGACTTTCGAAATTTCCCAGGTCGCCCAGTAGTCCTGGCCACCAAACAACTTATCTATACAAGGAGAACCGTGGCTCAGAACGAAGAGACCACCGAAGCCGTTGAGGCAGAGGAAACCCTGACCAGCTACACCTCGGAAAGCGGAGCTGCTGAAGCTGCTGCGCCGAAGAAGGAGCGCCCGGCACTGACCGTTGCCGGCGCAGCTGTTGGCCGCCGCAAGGAAGCCGTTGCACGCGTTCGCGTTGTGCCGGGCTCCGGCAAGTGGATCATCAACGGCCGCGAGCTGGCGAACTACTTCCCGAACAAGCTGCACCAGCAGGACGTCAACGAGCCCTTCAAGATCCTCGATCTTGACGGCGCCTACGACGTCATTGCCCGCATCCACGGCGGTGGCCCTTCCGGCCAGGCCGGTGCGCTGCGTCTCGGAATCGCCCGTTCACTGAACGAGATCGACGTCGAGAACAACCGCGCCACGCTGAAGAAGGCCGGTTACCTCACTCGTGACGCACGCGTCATCGAGCGCAAGAAGGCCGGTCTCAAGAAGGCCCGCAAGGCTCAGCAGTACTCCAAGCGCTAAATCCGCTTACCGGAAGCCCGTCCCGACACTCGTCGGTACGGGCTTCCGCCGTTTAAGCCCCGCTGCGTGCAAAAGGTGCTGCGGCCGGTAGGGAATACTGGCAGCCCGCGTCACGGCGCGGGCCGACGCCAGCCTTGGCAGCTCAATCGTCTAAACTTGACCCGATGTCTAGATTATTTGGAACAGATGGTGTCCGGGGCCTGGCTAACGGCCTGCTCACAGCAGAGCTGGCGATGCAGTTGGCGCAAGCGGCCGCCGTCGTGCTCGGCCACGAACGCACGGCCGACGGCACCAGGCCGCGCGCCGTGGTGGCCCGCGATCCGCGGGCCAGCGGCGAGTTTATCTCTGCCGCCGTCGCGGCAGGACTCTCCAGCTCCGGTATCGACGTTTACGACGCCGGTGTCCTCCCGACCCCTGCCGCTGCTTACTTGGTGGCCGACCTTAACGCCGACTTCGGCGTCATGATCTCGGCCTCCCACAACCCAGCCCCGGATAACGGCATCAAATTCTTTGCCAAGGGCGGCCAGAAGCTGCCAGACGAGGTGGAAGACGCCATCGAGGCGCAGATGGGCAAAGATCCGTTCCGGCCCACCGGTAGCGACGTAGGCCGCATTCAGACCTTCTCGGACGCCGAGGACCGCTACATCGTCCACTTGCTGGGGACGCTGCCGCACCGCCTCGACGGGCTGAAGGTGGTCCTCGACTGCGCCCACGGTGCTGCCAGCGGCTGTTCACCGCAGCTCTTCAACGATGCCGGCGCCGAGATCGTGGTCATCGGCGCGGAGCCCGACGGCCTGAACATCAACGACGGCGTGGGCTCGACCCACCTCGGCGCTCTCCAAAGGGCCGTAGTGGAGCACGGCGCCGACCTGGGCATTGCCCACGACGGCGACGCCGACCGGTGCCTTGCCATCGACCATGAAGGCAACGAGGTGGACGGTGACCAGATCATGGCCATCCTCGCCCTGGCGCTGAAGGAATCCGGGAAGCTCAAGGACAACGTCCTGGTGGCCACCGTCATGAGCAACCTCGGGCTGAAGATCGCCCTCCGCAACGCCGGGATCAGCATCCGGGAGACCGCGGTGGGGGACCGCTATGTTCTCGAGGAAATGCGCGACGGCGGCTACAACCTCGGCGGCGAGCAGTCCGGCCACGTGATTTTCGCAGACCACGCCACCACGGGCGACGGCCTCCTGACCGGCCTGCAGCTGGCCGCACAGGTGGCCCTCACCGGCAAGTCGTTGAAAGAACTCGCCACGGTGATGACCAAGCTTCCACAGCTGATGATCAACGTCAAGAACGTGGACAAGGCCCGGGCCGGCACCGATGAGGGTGTGCTGGCCGCTGTCGCTGAAGCTTCCGCGGAACTCGGCGAGACCGGCCGGGTGCTTCTGCGCCCATCCGGAACCGAAGCCCTGGTCCGGGTGATGGTGGAGGCGGCCGACATGCCCACCGCCGAACGCATCTGCAAGCACCTTGCTGCCGTGGTGGAGGAACGCCTGGCGGTCGCGCCGGCGGTCTAACTCAAGGCGCCCACAAACAAAAAATGGTCCGCCCCATCCGGAGGCGGACCATTTTGTTGTCTTCAGGAACCTAAGCCCGCGTGTTGCCGCTCCGGAGTGAGTCGCGGATTTCGGTGAGCAGTGCGATCTGGGGGTCCTCGGCGGCTTCTTCCTTGACCTCGGTACCAATTCCGAGCCGGCGGTTGCGGCGTTCGATCATGTGGTTCATCGGCAGGACGACCACGAAGTAGATGGAAGCGCCCACAAGCAGGAAAGAAATGAGGGAGGAGATGACGGAGCCGTACATGAACCCCTCCCACTGCATCTCTTCGATGCCCTTGGCGTTGAAGAGGCGGCCGATCAGCGGGGTCAGCAGACCTTCAACGATTGAGGTCACGACGGCGCCGAAAGCCGCACCCATGACCACGGCCACGGCAAGGTCTACGACGTTGCCCTTCATAATGAAATTCTTGAATCCGGTCAACATGGGACCCAGACTAGCGCGGCCCTGTGAACACGATGTGACGGCAGGGTAATTTCGCGGAGGTGTGTCGCCGGTCACCCGGACCGAGGCGCGGCCGTACTAGTACCCTGGCGCCGCTTCCAGTCCGAAGTACTCCTCCAGCGTCGCAACGCCCTTGGCTGACATGTCCGTTGCCGCCTCCACGCCGATGTACCGCAGATGCCAGGACTCGTAGTAGTAACCCGTGACCTCGTGGAACATCCACGGATACCGCACCACGAAACCAAAGCGGTGCCCGTTGGCCTTGGCCCACACCGCCGCCGGCTGTTCGGCGAAACACGGCTGGAAGCTGCACGCCCCGCCGCCGTCGCCGATGTCGAAGGCCCAGCCGGTCTGGTGTTCCGAGAAGCCCGGCCTGGCCGAGGCCGTGTCAGCTTCTGCCTGTCCGCGGGACGCTACATAGCTGTTGTACGTGGCCACCTGCGTACCGTACGAACGGTAGCCGCTCGCCAGGGTCATGGTGACGCCGTCCCGCGCTGCCGCGGCAAACATCTGCTCAGCAGCGGCGGCCGTCGTGCTGTTCAACTGGGCGGCCTCGCCCGAAACTGCCAGTGAGATGTTGGGCTGGACGAGGTCCGCCGGGACGTAATCGGCGGGGGAGAGCGGCCGGTGCTTGTTGACTACCAGCCAGGGGCTGGCTGGATCCGTCAGTGAATGCTGTTGGCCCAGCCCGGCCGCCGGCGAAGCGGGTGTCGGTGCGGAGGTTGGAGGCGGCGTGCCCGGTTCAGTGACAGCGGGGGACGTCGGCTGCCCCGCTGTAGACGGCGCCGCCGTCTGTGAGGCGGAGGCGGACGTTGCAGACGGGGAGGACGACGACGACGGCGGCCGGGTTCCGGCGTCGGGCGTGCAGGCTGCCAGTGCGGTCAGTCCTGCGCCGGCGGCCAGGAACCTTGCGACAGACCGCCTGCTCGGCACCGCGCCCGCTTTGGCACCCGCGGTGGCAGGCCCGGCGGCAGCAGTGGAACAGTTGTGGCACACGTGTGCTAGACCTTCCGCAGCAGCATGCGGCGGATGGAATGGTCTGCTTCCTTGGTGAGCACCAGCTGCGCCCGGCCTCGCGTGGGGAGCACGTTTTCCTCGAGGTTGGGCTCGTTGATGCGCTTCCAGATTTCGCGGGCGGTGCTTTCGGCTTCCTCGTCGGACAGCGTGGCATAGCGGTGGAAGTAGGACTCGGGCTGGGCAAAGGCGGTGGTGCGCAGCTTGCGGAACCGGTCGACGTACCATTCCTCGATGTAGGAGGTCTTCGCGTCCACATAGATGGAGAAGTCGAAGAAATCGCTCAGTGCCAGCCCCTGCTTGCCGTCGTGGCGGGGACGGGCGGGGGCCAGGACGTTCAGGCCCTCAACGATCAGCACGTCGGGCCTGCGGACCACCACTTCCTTGCCGGGCACGATGTCGTACGTGACGTGGGAGTACCAGGGCGCCCGGACCTCTTCCGCGCCGCCCTTGATCTCACTCACAAAGCGGAGGAGCGCGCGGCGGTCGTACGACTCCGGAAACCCCTTGCGTTCCAGGAGGTGCCGGCGCTTGAGCTCGGCCAGGGGATACAGGAAACCGTCGGTGGTGATGAGTTCCACGTTGGGCGTGCCGGGCCAGCGGCGGAGCATCTCGCGGAGCACGCGGGCGATGGTGGACTTGCCCACCGCCACCGAACCGGCCACGCCGATCACAAAGGGCGTGCGCTGCGTCTGTTCGCCGAGGAACGTGGTGGTGGCTGCGTGCAGCTGGCCCGCCGCCTCCACATAGAGATGAAGCAGCCGGGAGAGCGGCAAATAGACTTCGCGGACTTCCTTCATGTCCAGCGGATCACCGAGCCCTCTGAGACGGACCACGTCCTCTTCGTTCAGAGGCTGTTCCATCTGGGCTGCGAGCCGGGACCAGGTCTGCCTGTCCAGCTCCACGAACGGGGAGACACCCTCTCCATTCGCT
Protein-coding regions in this window:
- a CDS encoding type II secretion system F family protein; translation: MQPIAWGIIALTVIPASYLAWSLIVADRRSRLVIQGNLSKGLETSGAATAPQNMDLERIARRLTPTGYEAKLDRLLALAGRPSSMPLPRLLVAKPALALVVAVLMMLMLSRDGSAQMILLAVFATGLAYFVPDLLIYSRGQERQKKIQLELPNTLDQMLIAVEAGLGFESAMARAGQNGKGPLAEELIRTLQDMQVGRSRKDSYLALAERSNVQDLRTFVRAVVQADAYGIAIAKVLKAQAKEMRVKRRQRAEQKAMKLPVLVLFPLLLFIFPVIFIVILGPAVINIIEAFS
- a CDS encoding type II secretion system F family protein; the protein is MIAMTPAIFAVGMVLLVGAVLVFVFVVFRPSHGYVALSRRRPFGGAEHSALTKFTDSTVGAVERVLAGGNKSPGERATLDQAGLKIARADFIVLVGATAVVAGFVGLILQGPVFAVLFAGLTPILAAMYLSFLTQRRRARFEAQLGDTLTMVSGGLRAGHSVLRAIDAVAQEASEPTATEFSRVVNETRLGRDLQDSLNDVSLRMKSEDFNWMAQAIEINREVGGDLAEVFDQVGETIRERSQIKGTVKALSAEGKLSAIILMALPVLLFILIGLANPKYSGQLTGHPIGWMMLGIAVVMMTIGGLWIRKISDLKF
- a CDS encoding CpaF family protein produces the protein MSLADRLEAARGGIATTSISSPPPYEAQSPPSANAGNGGSAPVDALAGLKQRAGKALFERLGARLTDSSLTDEELRKIARDELSLVIDEEQVPLSPEERRRLIRDVGDDVLGYGPLQRYLEDPSVTEIMVNRPDQVYVERDGRLILTDGRFSSEEHLRKVIERIVAKVGRRIDESSPLVDARLEDGSRVNAIIPPLAVNGSSLTIRKFSKIPLTVQNLIDFGTLTPEMAELLNACVRAKLNIIVSGGTGTGKTTLLNVLSSFIPSDDRIVTIEDAVELQLQQSHVVRLESRPANIEGKGAVTIRDLVRNSLRMRPDRIVVGEVRGGESLDMLQAMNTGHDGSISTVHANSPRDAVARLETLVLMAGMDLPLRAIREQVSSAVNLIVHLSRLRDGTRRVTHITEVQGMEGEIVTLQDAFVFDYAAGVDANGRFLGKPISTGIRPRFVDHFADLGIAISPAVFGGRPMPVGRR
- a CDS encoding AAA family ATPase, which encodes MSRFVVITAAQDFQRKVQSAVRGALHGTVQILPPSVMLGGPQELFGRLSGEPPEVLVLGPGLPGDEALKLATVFDLQYPEISLVLVEDMASEQVINAMRAGIRDIVSPSAEVSELRILLERACLASAGRRRGLVAAAGPERPAGRVIAVMSPKGGVGKTTVATNLAIGLGKIAPMGVVIVDLDVQFGDVATGLQLEPEHTLRDAVGGAAFQDSMVLKAFLTVHPSGIYALCAPNTPGEADHISGEAVSHLLNQMAAEFQYVVVDTTPGLGEHVLATLEQATDAVWVCGMDIPSIRGLHTSFEVLRELQLLPQGRHVVLNFADRRSGLTVQDVEATIGVPVDTVVPRSRAVPFSTNKGVPLLQDSSHDGAARAFAKLVERFDPKRATQPQKKVHRRMVIS
- a CDS encoding Flp pilus assembly protein CpaB — its product is MKSRLLGGLAALLLAIVGSVLMFNYAQAADSRAQQGLEPVEVLVVQKAVTAGTPVSKLSESVKLTSIPGTAVPADAVKSLSDFSDKVTAVDLQPGEQLLKARLVDPNALAAPGTVPVPAGMEEISVLLEPQRVIGGRLAAGDTVGVYISYKMDDKAGADAPVSNDIKGFKEFTGKAFHKVLVTSVQQAPPETSKDASSADGPALPSGSVYVTLAREDVDAAEIVFGAEFGKIWLSKETNESKDSKPGLVTLGKVAQ
- a CDS encoding pilus assembly protein; translated protein: MRWLVDDNEKQRGATAVLVAVLMVPLLGFGAIAVDVAAMYAEKSVVQNGADASALAVAQTCAKSTANPGCATGSSLSGPLANANAKDNLTNVASTVVDKTAGKVTVTTNAQDTSGVHFSTFFARIFGTDTTNIGAVAEAKWGGAQSGNVFPIAFSECEVDLSVAGDGSTQFLLSHGTGAGKKDTCHNTASGLEIPGGFGWLVTGGSCTVTVDLSSPWVDSNTGNNPEKGCDTILQGWKDKLIAGQKVIALFPVFDNDNNARGANGKFHLKAFAAIDLMGWDLANQDPFHYMPTAAQAFKDAGGWKSSDLGIVGKFVRYVALDEAFDVGGPTTYGGTVVELTK
- a CDS encoding TadE/TadG family type IV pilus assembly protein, which gives rise to MRKKNEKGAAAVEFALILPVLLLILIGIIEFSLAFNAQLSLNQAAREGARYMAIHNNTGAAATAASNAAGRLAPSTVTTTFAVSGGGTACSAGKQVTATTSYTLTTVTGFLDAFTGTIVLTGKGTMQCGG
- a CDS encoding Flp family type IVb pilin, translated to MNSALVSMIAFVAGVKNRLTGEEKGATAVEYGLMVALIVIAAIAGITAVGTNLQTLFNTDIAPKLL